The proteins below are encoded in one region of Juglans microcarpa x Juglans regia isolate MS1-56 chromosome 4D, Jm3101_v1.0, whole genome shotgun sequence:
- the LOC121260456 gene encoding CTP synthase-like isoform X1, which yields MKYVLVTGGVVSGLGKGVTASSIGVVLKACGLRVTSIKIDPYLNTDAGTMSPFEHGEVFVLDDGGEVDLDLGNYERFLDVTLTRDNNITTGKIYQSVLEKERRGDYLGKTVQVVPHITDAIKNWIEAVAVIPVDGQEGPADVCVIELGGTVGDIESMPFIEALRQLSFSVGHDNFCLVHVSLIPVLGVVGEQKTKPTQHSVRELRALGLTPHLLACRSAQPLLESTKEKLSQFCHVPAGNILNIHDIPNIWHVPLLLKNQNAHHSILKQLNLLDLAAPPALQDWTRMAETFDNLTESVRIALVGKYVNLADSYLSVVKALLHACIACSLKPSIDWIAASDLEEDSAKLTPGAHATAWETLRNAACVLVPGGFGDRGVRGMILAAKYARENSVPFLGICLGMQISVIEFARSVLGLESANSTEFDDQTPNPVVIFMPEGSRTHMGNTMRLGSRRTLFQTPDCITSKLYHNSEYVEERHRHRYEVNPEVIGTLEEAGLKFVGKDDSGRRMEILELPHHPFYVGVQFHPEFKSRPARPSALFLGLILAARGQLEAYLDRHQNGT from the exons atgaagtACGTATTGGTAACGGGAGGAGTGGTGAGTGGGCTGGGCAAAGGCGTCACTGCCAGCAGCATAGGCGTCGTCCTCAAAGCCTGCGGACTTCGCGTTACCTCTATCAAAATTG ATCCTTACTTGAACACTGATGCTGGTACCATGTCTCCCTTTGAACATGGGGAGGTTTTTGTTCTTGACGATGGTGGAGAg GTTGATTTGGACCTGGGAAATTATGAGCGATTCCTAGATGTAACGCTTACAAGAGATAACAACATTACTACAGGAAAGATATATCAG TCTGTCCTTGAGAAGGAACGGCGAGGTGATTACCTTGGGAAGACTGTTCAG GTGGTACCACACATCACAGATGCCATTAAGAATTGGATTGAAGCGGTTGCTGTCATTCCTGTCGATGGACAAGAAGGTCCAGCAGATGTTTGTGTGATAGAGTTGGGAGGGACTGTAG GTGACATCGAATCAATGCCATTCATTGAGGCTCTGCGACAATTGTCCTTTTCAGTTG GTCACGATAACTTCTGTCTTGTTCATGTGAGCTTGATACCAGTACTGGGCGTTGTTGGAGAACAA AAAACGAAACCGACGCAACATAGTGTCCGGGAACTTAGAGCACTAGGTTTGACTCCTCACCTTTTAGCATGTCGCTCTGCTCAG CCTTTGTTGGAGAGTACAAAGGAGAAACTTTCACAGTTTTGCCATGTTCCT GCTGGTAATATTCTCAATATCCATGATATTCCAAACATTTGGCACGTCCCTCTCTTACTTAAG AACCAAAATGCTCATCACTCAATTCTAAAGCAGCTAAACTTACTCGA CCTGGCTGCACCTCCTGCTTTACAAGACTGGACCAGGATGGCTGAGACATTTGACAATCTCACTGAATCT GTGAGGATTGCATTGGTTGGGAAATATGTCAACCTAGCAGATTCATATCTTTCTGTTGTGAAG GCCCTTTTGCATGCCTGCATCGCGTGTTCTTTGAAGCCATCAATTGATTGGATTGCAGCTTCTGACCTTGAAGAGGATAGTGCTAAATTG ACACCAGGAGCACATGCTACTGCATGGGAGACTTTGAGG AATGCTGCATGTGTCTTGGTTCCCGGTGGATTCGGAGATCGTGGTGTTAGAGGTATGATATTGGCTGCAAAGTATGCTAGAGAGAATAGTGTTCCCTTTCTTGGGATTTGCTTGGGCATGCAGATTTCTGTCATTGAGTTTGCTAGATCT GTTTTGGGTTTGGAAAGCGCAAACAGCACAGAGTTCGATGATCAGACACCAAATCCAGTTGTAATTTTCATGCCTGAG GGTTCAAGAACTCATATGGGAAACACAATGAGACTTGGATCTCGAAGAACACTATTCCAGACCCCTGATTGTATTACTTCAAAACT GTACCACAATTCAGAGTATGTGGAGGAACGGCATCGGCACAGATATGAG GTGAACCCTGAAGTTATTGGAACTCTAGAAGAAGCTGGCCTCAAATTTGTTGGGAAAGATGATAGTGGAAGGCGGATGGAG ATTTTAGAGCTTCCACATCATCCCTTCTATGTAGGAGTACAATTTCATCCAGAATTCAAATCACGGCCTGCGAGGCCGTCAGCTCTATTTTTAG
- the LOC121260456 gene encoding CTP synthase-like isoform X2 yields the protein MKYVLVTGGVVSGLGKGVTASSIGVVLKACGLRVTSIKIDPYLNTDAGTMSPFEHGEVFVLDDGGEVDLDLGNYERFLDVTLTRDNNITTGKIYQSVLEKERRGDYLGKTVQVVPHITDAIKNWIEAVAVIPVDGQEGPADVCVIELGGTVGDIESMPFIEALRQLSFSVGHDNFCLVHVSLIPVLGVVGEQKTKPTQHSVRELRALGLTPHLLACRSAQPLLESTKEKLSQFCHVPAGNILNIHDIPNIWHVPLLLKNQNAHHSILKQLNLLDLAAPPALQDWTRMAETFDNLTESVRIALVGKYVNLADSYLSVVKALLHACIACSLKPSIDWIAASDLEEDSAKLTPGAHATAWETLRNAACVLVPGGFGDRGVRGMILAAKYARENSVPFLGICLGMQISVIEFARSVLGLESANSTEFDDQTPNPVVIFMPEGSRTHMGNTMRLGSRRTLFQTPDCITSKLYHNSEYVEERHRHRYEVNPEVIGTLEEAGLKFVGKDDSGRRMEWSFTSVMSWIGAHGLVLLPPPPPSSLSLIKLELI from the exons atgaagtACGTATTGGTAACGGGAGGAGTGGTGAGTGGGCTGGGCAAAGGCGTCACTGCCAGCAGCATAGGCGTCGTCCTCAAAGCCTGCGGACTTCGCGTTACCTCTATCAAAATTG ATCCTTACTTGAACACTGATGCTGGTACCATGTCTCCCTTTGAACATGGGGAGGTTTTTGTTCTTGACGATGGTGGAGAg GTTGATTTGGACCTGGGAAATTATGAGCGATTCCTAGATGTAACGCTTACAAGAGATAACAACATTACTACAGGAAAGATATATCAG TCTGTCCTTGAGAAGGAACGGCGAGGTGATTACCTTGGGAAGACTGTTCAG GTGGTACCACACATCACAGATGCCATTAAGAATTGGATTGAAGCGGTTGCTGTCATTCCTGTCGATGGACAAGAAGGTCCAGCAGATGTTTGTGTGATAGAGTTGGGAGGGACTGTAG GTGACATCGAATCAATGCCATTCATTGAGGCTCTGCGACAATTGTCCTTTTCAGTTG GTCACGATAACTTCTGTCTTGTTCATGTGAGCTTGATACCAGTACTGGGCGTTGTTGGAGAACAA AAAACGAAACCGACGCAACATAGTGTCCGGGAACTTAGAGCACTAGGTTTGACTCCTCACCTTTTAGCATGTCGCTCTGCTCAG CCTTTGTTGGAGAGTACAAAGGAGAAACTTTCACAGTTTTGCCATGTTCCT GCTGGTAATATTCTCAATATCCATGATATTCCAAACATTTGGCACGTCCCTCTCTTACTTAAG AACCAAAATGCTCATCACTCAATTCTAAAGCAGCTAAACTTACTCGA CCTGGCTGCACCTCCTGCTTTACAAGACTGGACCAGGATGGCTGAGACATTTGACAATCTCACTGAATCT GTGAGGATTGCATTGGTTGGGAAATATGTCAACCTAGCAGATTCATATCTTTCTGTTGTGAAG GCCCTTTTGCATGCCTGCATCGCGTGTTCTTTGAAGCCATCAATTGATTGGATTGCAGCTTCTGACCTTGAAGAGGATAGTGCTAAATTG ACACCAGGAGCACATGCTACTGCATGGGAGACTTTGAGG AATGCTGCATGTGTCTTGGTTCCCGGTGGATTCGGAGATCGTGGTGTTAGAGGTATGATATTGGCTGCAAAGTATGCTAGAGAGAATAGTGTTCCCTTTCTTGGGATTTGCTTGGGCATGCAGATTTCTGTCATTGAGTTTGCTAGATCT GTTTTGGGTTTGGAAAGCGCAAACAGCACAGAGTTCGATGATCAGACACCAAATCCAGTTGTAATTTTCATGCCTGAG GGTTCAAGAACTCATATGGGAAACACAATGAGACTTGGATCTCGAAGAACACTATTCCAGACCCCTGATTGTATTACTTCAAAACT GTACCACAATTCAGAGTATGTGGAGGAACGGCATCGGCACAGATATGAG GTGAACCCTGAAGTTATTGGAACTCTAGAAGAAGCTGGCCTCAAATTTGTTGGGAAAGATGATAGTGGAAGGCGGATGGAG tGGTCATTTACTTCTGTCATGTCATGGATCGGAGCTCATGGGCTTGttctcctcccccccccccccccttcttctctctctctgattaaGCTTGAGCTTATCTAA